The following nucleotide sequence is from bacterium BMS3Abin08.
ACTTCCCTGCATACTGCATAAACTCCTTAAACTTTTCTATATCATAAACAGCCTGGGTCTGAAAGAACCTTGCCCCCGCCCTCACCTTCTTTTCAAACTTTATAAGCTGTGGCTCAAGGGGGTTTGCCTCCGGGGTAACCACGGCACCCTGAAAGAAATCGCACTTGCCCTTCAGGTCATTGCCCGACATGTCCGTCCCGTTGTTAAGGGAATCCACTATCTGGAGCAACTGGACGGATTCTACATCATAAACAGGCTTTGCCCCCTTGTGGTCACCGGCAGAGACATGATCCCCGGTCATGCAGAGCAGATTCCTCACACCAAGGGCATAGGCGCCGAGCAGGTCGGACTGCAGCCCTATCCTGTTACGGTCCCGGCAGGTCATCTGGAGTATCGGCTCCACACCATGCTCAAGGGCGATCTTGCAGCCTGCAAGGGAGTTCATCCTCATTACGGCGGACTGGTTGTCTGTGAAGTTGATGGCATCAACCTTACCCTTCAGGAGTTCAATATGGTGTATCATCTCCTCTATATCGGTCCCCTTTGGAGGGCCGACCTCAGCAGTTACAACAAACTTCCCTGACTCAAGTGCCTCTCTGAATGACATATTTATTCCTCCTTATAAACTATGATAGTTGTATTCCTTCTTTTCCTGCTCTCTCTAAAAAACTATTTCCTTTGATTTCTTATAAGCAAAGGGGAATACATCAACAGCAATCCCGGAATCTGAAAAACTCAAAAGATAAAGGGTATCGTGTCGGTATATATAATTCATCAAGGTTTGCATCTGATGTCACGTTCCGCCTGTCTGACCCGGTCCCGGCTCCGTCTCATTTTTCCTTCATCTCCCTGGTATTGAGGGACCTTGGCTTCTGCCCTGCCGACCAGTCCTTGGCCTCAACAACGGTATCGCAGAGTTCCTGCAGCTTGTCAAGCTTCTTCATCCTCTCATATATCCTTACCCATGCACACGGGATATCAGGACCGACCTCACAGTGTCCGTCCTTCATTCCCCCGCATGGACCATTCAGAAGCCCCTTAGGACAGGTAGTAACCGGACAGATACCGCCTGTCTTGTCGAGTATGCACTTTCCACAGAGGGAACAGCGCTCATCGAACATCTGAAACCTGGTCATGTTCCCAAGGAAGAGGGAATCGTTGGTTGGATATACCGGCTTGTCCTCAAAGAGGTCGACCGCCGACTGAGTCCCTGCGCCACAGGACATGACAAGGATACATTCAGCGCCGGCAAGGGCTTCCTTGTATGCCTTGAGTTCCTTCTTGGTACCGAGGACCTGGCAGCCTGTCTTCGCCACTATCCCGCCGGTGACCTCTTTACCTTCCGCCTTCAGTGCCTCGGTCATCTCATTTATCTGTTCTTCACCTCCGGTACCGCAGAGGCTGGCACATTCCGAACAGCCGATAAGGAAGAAACTCCTGTAGT
It contains:
- the yitJ gene encoding bifunctional homocysteine S-methyltransferase/5,10-methylenetetrahydrofolate reductase gives rise to the protein MSFREALESGKFVVTAEVGPPKGTDIEEMIHHIELLKGKVDAINFTDNQSAVMRMNSLAGCKIALEHGVEPILQMTCRDRNRIGLQSDLLGAYALGVRNLLCMTGDHVSAGDHKGAKPVYDVESVQLLQIVDSLNNGTDMSGNDLKGKCDFFQGAVVTPEANPLEPQLIKFEKKVRAGARFFQTQAVYDIEKFKEFMQYAGKFSVKVMAGLVVLKGAGMAKFLNNYVPGIVVPQELIDELKEAGKEKALDTGLSICARHIRQLKEEGICDGVHIMAIGMEDRVPDIMERAGLL
- a CDS encoding hypothetical protein (methylene-tetrahydrofolate reductase C terminal): MIVTKKKDFQELMENLKNYRSFFLIGCSECASLCGTGGEEQINEMTEALKAEGKEVTGGIVAKTGCQVLGTKKELKAYKEALAGAECILVMSCGAGTQSAVDLFEDKPVYPTNDSLFLGNMTRFQMFDERCSLCGKCILDKTGGICPVTTCPKGLLNGPCGGMKDGHCEVGPDIPCAWVRIYERMKKLDKLQELCDTVVEAKDWSAGQKPRSLNTREMKEK